From Chryseotalea sp. WA131a:
TTTTGTGAATTTCTCCCCATAATTTTGTTTTCATTTTTTAAAAAAGTAGGTTTCTTCCCAGGCCTGCTTTTTTTTTGATGCAGCTAACTATTAGGGGAGAAACCGATTAATTATCTCGAATCTATCAATCCAAAAAAGAACTTACCCAAGACCAAAATACCCTCAGCTTTGGCTAATTTTTTCTGAAAGTCAGAGATTGGTACGGGTGCCTCTTCATGGTCTAAATCGAGATTAGAATGAGGGAACCTATCGATATCGGACACAATCGTGCATTTAATCTCGTTTTCGAGCAAATCCTGAATGGCAGGTGTCAACCTCAGATTAAGCGATGCCTTTTTTTGTAGCCATAGATAGCTACCACTTGCCTTTTACCGTCTTATGGATTGCTCCATCTAAAAGTGGTGTAATTTATTGAGAAACTATTTGCGAATGGCAACAAAGTTTTTTTAACTTTAGATGCTAATCAAAAAAGCATAACCCAAAATAAAATAAAATAACTCCGTACTATGGCAAAGAAAGCAAAAAAGGCGGCTAAGAAAAAATCTCAACCCGCTAAAAAATCAGCTAAGAAAGCCGCTAAAAAAGTGGTGAAGAAGGCTGCTAAAAAAGCAAAAAAGGCGGTAAAGAAAACTGCTAAGAAAGCCGTGAAAAAAGTGGTGAAGAAAGCCGCCCCCAAGAAGAAACCAGCTGCTAAAAAGCCGGTGGCTCCTACACCTGCACCCTCATTGTTTACACCCGCACCCGAGCCAACCCCGTTCCCCGAAAGCCCAAGCAATGAAGGAATGGGCAGTGCTTCTGGAGTGTAATCTGTTTGGTAAGAAAACAAAAAGGCGATGGTTTTTCCATCGCCTTTTTGTTTTGGAAAGATTAAGTAAAGTTGCCATTTCTTGTTAAGCACCGCGCCAACTATGTTCAACTTCTCCTTCAAAAACATACTTCATATTTAACCGCACACAGCTTCATAACGAAAAGACGAAAGACTACCGAAACATCGTTTTGATACAAATCGTCATTGTTTCGGCTGGCCTTATCCTTTTCGAACCTGAACTTTAGGTGGCATCAACTCCAGATTACAACCAAGCCGCCTCATTCGTAACATCAGTATTTTAGAAGCCGTGTGGGGAGGGCTTTGCGGTATGCTCATTATTGGTAAATTGCTGGGCTTACCTAGACAGGAAGATTCCGAAACCAAATAAAAACACCATATGAACAACCGCAGATTACCATTTATCATTTTAGCAGTTATTGCCTTTTTTGTAGTGCTGGCACTATCATCCAGTTTGTTTTTCACCATTGAAGCTACAGAAAGAGCCATTGTCTTTTATCCTTTTGGCAAAGGCTTGGATAAAGAAGATGTCATCGGACCAGGGACGCATACCAAAATGCCTTGGAATGATGTCTATATTTATAAAGTAAACGAGACTTCATCAGATGAGAACATGGACGTATTGGACAAAAGCGGTCTGTCGATTCACGTAGATATCACCGTTAGATATTTCCCAATGCCTAACAAAATTGGGTTTATCCATGAACAGTTTACCAAAGACTATGTAAATGTGTTGGTGATACCTGAAGTGAGGAGTACAGTGCGTCAGGTAATGGGAAGATACACAGCTGAGGAAATTTACTCTACCAAAAGGGCAGAAGTAGAAACAGCCATCAAAAATGAAACAGAGAAAATTCTAAATGTGAATAATGTGAGCGCTACCGCAGTATTGATAAGATCAATTGCTCTGCCCGAACAGATTAAAGGTGCCATCGAAAACAAACTGCAGCAAGAACAAGAAGCCTTGGCCTATCAGTTTCGATTAGATAAAGAGAAAAGTGAGGCCGAGCGCAAACGGATAGCTGCCGAGGGGGAATCGCGTGCCAATAACATCATCAACAACAGCTTGACCGACAAACTCTTGAAAATGAGGGGCATTGAGGCAACCTTAGAGCTATCAAAATCGCCAAATGCCAAAATCATTGTGGTGGGTTCTGGTAAAGACGGCATGCCCTTGATTTTGGGGAACAATTAATCTCCAAATCGCGGAAAAAAATGTCCAATAATTGACTATCAAAATGCCGATTTGATTGTTTAACTGAACATCGCGATATATCTTTAAGCCCAAAGCATAACTAATCTTTTATGGCCAAAACAGCAGAATTAATCATTGACGGAAAATCGTATAAACTTCCCATTGTGGAAGGAACTGAAAATGAAGTGGCCTTGGACATCAGTAATCTGCTGGAGGAAACCGGCACCATTACGCTAGACCTTGGTTATAAAAACACGGGGGCTACCAAAAGTGCCATTACCTTCTTAGATGGTGACAAGGGCATTCTTAGGCATCGCGGTTATTCTATTGAAGACTTGGCCGGAAAGTCGAGCTTTTTGGAAGTAGCCTACCTGCTCATTTTTGGTGAACTGCCCATGAAAGATCAGTTGGACAAATTCTCAGATGATATCAAGCGCCATACCATGGTGCACGAAGATATCAAGAAGATTTTGGATGGCTTTCCGTCCTCTTCGCACCCCATGGGCGTGTTGGCCTCTATGTTTTGCGCACAAACCGCATTCTATCCTGAATCATTAGATCCCAACCGTTCAGCAGAAGGTGTTTATTTGAGCATTGTTCGCTCGTTGGCCAAAATGCCAACCTTCGCAGCTTGGGCGTATAA
This genomic window contains:
- a CDS encoding prohibitin family protein, which translates into the protein MNNRRLPFIILAVIAFFVVLALSSSLFFTIEATERAIVFYPFGKGLDKEDVIGPGTHTKMPWNDVYIYKVNETSSDENMDVLDKSGLSIHVDITVRYFPMPNKIGFIHEQFTKDYVNVLVIPEVRSTVRQVMGRYTAEEIYSTKRAEVETAIKNETEKILNVNNVSATAVLIRSIALPEQIKGAIENKLQQEQEALAYQFRLDKEKSEAERKRIAAEGESRANNIINNSLTDKLLKMRGIEATLELSKSPNAKIIVVGSGKDGMPLILGNN